One genomic window of Bacillota bacterium includes the following:
- a CDS encoding LacI family transcriptional regulator produces MRVTIKHIAEEVGVSAMTVSRALRNDKGVSESLRRRILQTAERLNYRPNLLARGLVSQRTHLVGVLIPNLRHSFWLHMVIGIEEVAKPKGYTVLICHSDDDPEAEQREVRSLIERQVEALLIASCDPDRNASFLAALQHEQLPVVLFDRYSQALHLPYVGCDDRLGAQLATEHLVRCGYRSIAHLAGDQSLSVGRDRLLGYKEVMQKVGCQPIIEVCGFGEQNGYKGFQRLFRKHRPNAIFASHDPVAIGAMRAALEMGLRMPDDVAFVGFADMDCAEHLWVPLTTVWQPKEELGRAAADLAMRLLNGDNGMIDSRIILPTHLIVRQSCGALQRGIPLPKEAVVKNNQPFFAKEVSRK; encoded by the coding sequence ATGCGCGTAACGATCAAACATATCGCGGAAGAGGTCGGAGTCTCCGCGATGACAGTCTCCCGAGCCCTGCGCAACGACAAGGGTGTGAGCGAATCCCTGCGCCGACGCATCCTGCAGACTGCCGAACGGTTGAACTACCGCCCGAACCTGCTGGCACGAGGACTGGTTTCGCAACGCACCCACCTTGTCGGTGTGCTTATCCCAAACCTGCGCCACTCCTTCTGGCTGCACATGGTGATTGGCATCGAAGAGGTCGCTAAGCCTAAGGGCTATACGGTGCTGATATGCCATTCCGACGACGATCCTGAGGCGGAGCAGAGGGAGGTTCGCTCACTCATCGAGAGGCAGGTAGAAGCGTTGCTGATTGCCTCTTGCGATCCCGACCGCAACGCTTCCTTCTTGGCTGCTTTGCAACATGAGCAGCTCCCTGTGGTGTTGTTCGACCGTTACTCGCAAGCACTGCATCTCCCCTACGTGGGATGCGATGACCGTTTGGGTGCTCAGCTCGCCACCGAGCATCTGGTGCGCTGTGGCTATCGGAGCATTGCCCATCTGGCAGGCGACCAGTCGCTCAGCGTGGGGCGTGATCGTTTGTTGGGGTATAAGGAGGTGATGCAAAAAGTAGGGTGTCAACCTATCATAGAAGTGTGCGGCTTTGGCGAACAGAACGGCTACAAGGGCTTCCAACGGCTTTTCCGCAAGCACCGCCCCAATGCCATCTTTGCCTCGCACGACCCCGTCGCAATCGGGGCAATGCGTGCGGCCCTCGAAATGGGTCTGCGAATGCCCGACGATGTTGCCTTTGTCGGCTTCGCGGACATGGACTGTGCTGAACATCTCTGGGTGCCGCTAACTACTGTCTGGCAGCCCAAGGAAGAACTGGGGAGGGCAGCGGCAGACCTCGCGATGCGGTTGCTGAACGGTGACAACGGTATGATAGACAGTCGCATTATCCTGCCTACTCACCTCATCGTGCGCCAGTCCTGCGGGGCACTGCAACGTGGTATACCACTCCCGAAAGAGGCTGTCGTCAAGAACAACCAACCATTTTTTGCTAAGGAGGTATCCCGAAAATGA